Proteins from a genomic interval of Salinarchaeum sp. Harcht-Bsk1:
- a CDS encoding RraA family protein, which translates to MDPDYSFDLDGEPRELDVSDLERIERFREAGYGGSVADALYDVGLRRTVFDQEFFGINRGQTLVGRALPVKLHTYPKTDDVEDYLEAKWEHEHDGVHPQKRLMRRVEADEDGSVLVFDTGGDMQPAHFGEMSCTLAKAHGARGMLCAGNVRDTRYVQQLEEFPVYTLGTTPNWHGGWEIVEVAQPIHVPGHLSHYVTVRPGDWVFGDLDGVQLIPREVVDEVLLRVEDIYEEETEERRKIEEGMPIDEVYEEYGVL; encoded by the coding sequence ATGGATCCCGACTACAGCTTCGACCTCGACGGGGAGCCCCGCGAACTCGACGTGTCCGACCTCGAACGCATCGAGCGGTTCAGAGAAGCGGGCTACGGCGGCAGCGTCGCCGACGCGCTCTACGACGTCGGCCTCCGGCGGACCGTCTTCGACCAGGAGTTCTTTGGGATCAATCGTGGCCAGACGCTCGTCGGCAGGGCGCTACCGGTGAAGCTCCACACCTACCCGAAGACCGACGACGTGGAGGACTACCTCGAAGCCAAGTGGGAGCACGAGCACGACGGCGTCCACCCGCAGAAACGGCTGATGCGTCGGGTCGAGGCCGACGAGGACGGCTCCGTGCTCGTCTTCGACACCGGCGGTGATATGCAGCCGGCGCACTTCGGCGAGATGAGCTGTACGCTCGCGAAGGCCCACGGCGCCCGGGGGATGCTCTGTGCCGGCAACGTCCGGGACACCCGCTACGTCCAACAACTCGAGGAGTTCCCCGTCTACACCCTCGGTACGACGCCGAACTGGCACGGCGGCTGGGAGATCGTCGAGGTCGCACAGCCGATCCACGTTCCGGGGCACCTCAGCCACTACGTCACCGTCCGCCCCGGCGACTGGGTGTTCGGCGACCTCGACGGCGTCCAGTTGATCCCGCGGGAGGTCGTCGACGAGGTGCTGCTCCGCGTCGAGGACATCTACGAGGAGGAGACCGAGGAGCGCCGCAAGATCGAGGAGGGCATGCCGATCGACGAGGTCTACGAAGAATACGGCGTGCTCTGA
- a CDS encoding proline dehydrogenase family protein, with product MIPPIASRFVGGETPAEAVDTAWDLQDRQVGAILNLLGEHYTDPEDAAGDRDAYRDLLADIEDPELRACVSVKPSQLGLDVGADTFRENARLVVEAAAEHDGFVWFDMEDHETTDVTLDAVEAFATDGHDVGVCMQANLRRTEADVERFADVPAKVRLVKGAYDEPEAIAYTDRAAVNDAYRDLLTQAFETYDGGVAVGSHDEQMIEHAIECHEATGTDFEFQFLAGVREDRLFDLAETYECWQYVPYGGKWFSYFSRRVLERKENALFALRAILNR from the coding sequence ATGATCCCGCCGATCGCGAGTCGCTTCGTCGGGGGCGAAACCCCTGCAGAGGCCGTCGATACCGCCTGGGACCTCCAGGACCGGCAGGTGGGTGCGATTCTCAATCTCCTCGGGGAACACTACACCGACCCCGAGGACGCCGCCGGGGACCGCGACGCCTACCGCGACCTCCTCGCGGACATCGAAGACCCCGAACTCAGGGCCTGCGTCTCCGTCAAGCCCTCCCAACTGGGTCTCGACGTCGGGGCCGACACCTTCCGCGAGAACGCTAGGCTCGTCGTCGAGGCCGCCGCCGAGCACGACGGCTTCGTCTGGTTCGACATGGAGGACCACGAGACGACCGACGTCACGCTCGACGCCGTCGAGGCCTTCGCAACCGACGGCCACGACGTCGGCGTCTGCATGCAGGCGAACCTCCGGCGCACCGAGGCCGACGTCGAGCGGTTCGCCGACGTGCCGGCGAAGGTCCGCCTCGTGAAGGGCGCCTACGACGAACCCGAGGCGATCGCTTACACCGACCGCGCCGCCGTCAACGACGCCTACCGCGACCTGCTCACCCAGGCGTTCGAGACCTACGACGGCGGCGTCGCCGTCGGCTCCCACGACGAGCAGATGATCGAGCACGCCATCGAGTGTCACGAGGCGACGGGCACCGACTTCGAGTTCCAGTTCCTCGCGGGCGTGCGCGAGGATCGACTCTTCGACCTCGCGGAGACCTACGAGTGCTGGCAGTACGTGCCCTACGGCGGCAAGTGGTTCTCCTACTTCTCGCGGCGGGTCCTCGAGCGCAAGGAGAACGCGCTGTTCGCGCTCCGGGCGATCCTCAACCGCTGA
- a CDS encoding glycoside hydrolase family 3 C-terminal domain-containing protein — translation MADTASTADEFDGAARSERVAALLEELTVGEKRVLVKGGIDPEGIATGYVPPIERLGIPDCSLVDGPMGIRAVTSTAFPATVSLAASWDPDLAERFGETIGREARGADQDVLLAPGVNIARVPQCGRNFEYYSEDPELTSALSTPMIEGVQSAGVMACVKHYAANNQETDRHEVSAEIPERALRELYLPAFEAAVTDAEVASVMAAYNRVNGTHATEHPRLLTGILREEWGFSGFTVSDWWATTDGPAAVEAGLDLDMPGMPVYEWHEPDVKLLDVLDALPDGAWFPKQRIAELLTEPWQPENSNPHVLEESHFGSELTAAIEDGRVSEADLDQMVERILGQYERFGLLDAAAADQAGTGSSDANDADPRPPGVIDADEHRDLAIEIAERGIVLLENAGVLPLDAEDLDSVALIGPHADEAKVGGGGSSEVDAVGTVTPPRGLRECLGDGVDVTVERGVDRIEMDAFTESPFPDLPSFEATGPSLADAERAASEANVAVVMVQDAATEGADRAFGLPGEQDELIERVAAAAERTVVVLKTSGAVAMPWREHVDAIVEAWYPGQADGGAVANVLCGNVDPSGRLPVTFGAATEDYPANTEERYPGRDLTVEYSEGVFVGYRHFDDADVEPLYPFGHGESYAEFEYGDVTASLDGSTIAEADASADDASPNDASAADGSIATVSATVENVADRGGWEVVQCYLSPPGDAIDRPPRELVAFESVPLDAGESRTVELPVDRRAFAYYDEDAAEWAIEDGEHTLSVGRSSRDRRASATVTLGE, via the coding sequence ATGGCTGACACGGCGTCGACAGCAGACGAATTCGACGGGGCTGCGAGGAGCGAGCGCGTCGCGGCGCTGCTGGAGGAGCTGACGGTGGGCGAGAAACGCGTCCTGGTCAAGGGCGGGATCGACCCCGAGGGCATCGCGACTGGCTACGTCCCGCCGATCGAGCGGCTCGGCATTCCGGACTGCTCGCTCGTCGACGGGCCGATGGGGATTCGGGCGGTCACGTCGACGGCGTTCCCGGCGACGGTCTCGCTCGCCGCGAGCTGGGACCCCGACCTCGCGGAGCGCTTCGGCGAGACGATTGGGCGGGAGGCCCGCGGTGCCGACCAGGACGTGTTGCTCGCGCCGGGCGTCAACATCGCTCGCGTCCCGCAGTGCGGCCGCAACTTCGAGTACTACAGCGAGGATCCCGAGCTGACGAGCGCACTCTCGACCCCGATGATCGAGGGCGTCCAGTCCGCTGGCGTGATGGCCTGCGTCAAGCACTACGCCGCGAACAATCAGGAGACCGACCGTCACGAGGTCAGCGCGGAGATTCCAGAGCGCGCGCTCCGGGAGCTGTACCTCCCCGCCTTCGAGGCGGCGGTGACGGACGCGGAGGTCGCCTCGGTAATGGCGGCTTACAACCGGGTCAACGGGACGCACGCGACCGAACATCCGCGGTTGCTCACGGGGATTCTGCGCGAGGAGTGGGGCTTTTCGGGATTCACCGTCTCGGACTGGTGGGCGACGACGGACGGCCCGGCGGCAGTCGAAGCGGGGCTGGACCTGGACATGCCGGGAATGCCCGTCTACGAGTGGCACGAACCCGACGTGAAGCTGCTCGACGTGCTCGACGCGCTGCCCGACGGTGCGTGGTTCCCGAAACAGCGGATCGCGGAGCTACTGACCGAGCCGTGGCAGCCCGAGAACTCGAACCCCCACGTCCTCGAGGAGAGCCACTTCGGGAGCGAGTTGACCGCCGCGATCGAGGACGGACGCGTGAGTGAGGCCGACCTCGACCAGATGGTCGAACGCATCCTCGGCCAGTACGAGCGCTTCGGGCTGCTCGATGCTGCGGCGGCAGACCAGGCGGGAACGGGGAGTTCGGACGCGAACGACGCCGACCCGCGTCCCCCGGGCGTGATCGACGCCGACGAACACCGCGACCTGGCGATCGAAATCGCCGAGCGGGGGATCGTCCTGCTGGAGAACGCCGGCGTGCTGCCGCTCGACGCCGAGGACCTCGATTCGGTCGCGCTGATCGGTCCCCACGCCGACGAGGCGAAGGTCGGCGGTGGCGGTAGCTCGGAGGTCGACGCCGTCGGCACCGTCACGCCGCCCCGCGGCCTCCGGGAGTGTCTCGGCGACGGCGTCGACGTGACCGTCGAGCGCGGCGTCGACCGCATCGAGATGGACGCGTTCACCGAGAGCCCCTTCCCGGACCTCCCCTCCTTCGAGGCTACCGGACCCTCGCTGGCGGACGCGGAGCGGGCAGCCAGCGAGGCCAACGTCGCGGTGGTGATGGTCCAGGACGCCGCCACGGAGGGCGCTGATCGGGCGTTCGGGCTCCCCGGCGAGCAGGACGAACTGATCGAACGGGTCGCGGCAGCCGCGGAGCGGACCGTCGTGGTCCTGAAGACCTCCGGCGCCGTCGCCATGCCCTGGCGCGAGCACGTCGACGCGATCGTCGAGGCGTGGTACCCGGGGCAGGCCGACGGCGGCGCGGTCGCGAACGTCCTCTGTGGGAACGTCGATCCCTCGGGCCGCCTGCCCGTCACCTTCGGCGCGGCGACCGAGGACTATCCGGCGAACACCGAAGAGCGCTACCCCGGTCGCGACCTCACGGTCGAGTACTCGGAGGGCGTGTTCGTCGGGTACCGCCACTTCGACGACGCCGACGTCGAGCCGCTGTACCCCTTCGGCCACGGCGAGAGCTACGCCGAGTTCGAGTACGGCGACGTCACCGCGTCGCTCGACGGTAGCACGATTGCAGAGGCCGATGCCAGCGCAGACGATGCCAGCCCCAACGACGCCAGCGCTGCCGACGGCTCGATCGCCACCGTTTCCGCGACCGTCGAGAACGTGGCCGACCGCGGCGGCTGGGAAGTCGTCCAGTGCTACCTGTCGCCGCCGGGCGACGCGATCGACCGACCACCACGAGAACTCGTGGCGTTCGAGTCCGTGCCGCTCGACGCCGGCGAGTCCCGCACCGTCGAGTTGCCCGTCGACCGGCGAGCGTTCGCCTACTACGACGAGGACGCCGCCGAATGGGCGATCGAGGACGGCGAGCACACGCTGTCCGTCGGCCGATCCTCGCGCGACCGCCGGGCGAGCGCGACCGTCACGCTCGGCGAGTGA
- a CDS encoding DUF63 family protein, translating into MDDLFDRIDPEKAWALVVAGLALAGTLGSLLFPKQVYDQWIWKYYWGPVAADGNGAKCAVRESGDVTYYSDSAQCAGASGIVAEPGYTVISTISYALLLVLLLAGVYFLVERLDIDAKVTALYALFPWVLFGGALRTVEDASVALLSATGDPAIPFPWTAAIISPFIYVTVFLLAVIAITASVWLERDGRVDRWERPFGAAGAVLFLLALGSLVYLSVTTDAVGFNLGVLVVTVLGATLATALAWTLTEEYWPEVNVGTGTVGLLVVWGHSIDGFANVISLDWSDEFGLAYDYDPKHVVNSGIQDATRAIQPESVSDAIGVTWPFIPVKVVAAVLVLWLFNDEILEESPRYAVLMLLAVLAVGLGPGTRDVLRATFGV; encoded by the coding sequence ATGGACGATCTGTTCGACCGGATCGACCCGGAGAAGGCCTGGGCGCTGGTGGTCGCCGGTCTGGCCCTCGCCGGGACGCTCGGCTCCCTGCTGTTCCCGAAGCAGGTCTACGACCAGTGGATCTGGAAGTACTACTGGGGGCCCGTCGCCGCCGACGGCAACGGGGCGAAGTGTGCCGTTCGGGAGAGTGGGGACGTGACGTACTACTCTGACAGCGCGCAGTGTGCCGGCGCCTCCGGGATCGTCGCCGAGCCGGGATACACCGTGATCTCGACGATCAGCTACGCGCTCCTCCTCGTCCTCCTGCTCGCGGGCGTCTACTTCCTGGTCGAACGACTCGACATCGACGCGAAGGTCACCGCCCTCTACGCGCTGTTCCCGTGGGTGCTCTTCGGCGGGGCGCTCCGCACCGTCGAGGACGCGAGCGTCGCCCTGCTCTCGGCGACTGGCGATCCCGCGATTCCCTTCCCCTGGACCGCGGCGATCATCAGCCCGTTCATCTACGTGACCGTCTTCCTGCTGGCGGTGATCGCGATCACGGCGAGCGTCTGGCTCGAACGCGACGGCCGCGTCGACCGGTGGGAACGGCCCTTCGGCGCGGCGGGCGCTGTACTCTTCCTGCTCGCGCTCGGATCGCTCGTCTACCTCTCGGTGACGACCGACGCCGTCGGCTTCAACCTCGGCGTACTGGTGGTGACGGTCCTCGGCGCGACCCTGGCCACGGCGCTCGCCTGGACGCTCACCGAGGAGTACTGGCCCGAGGTGAACGTCGGTACGGGCACCGTCGGGCTGCTCGTCGTCTGGGGCCACTCGATCGACGGGTTCGCGAACGTCATCAGTCTCGACTGGTCCGACGAGTTCGGTCTCGCCTACGACTACGATCCGAAGCACGTCGTCAACTCGGGGATCCAGGACGCTACCCGGGCGATCCAGCCCGAGTCGGTCAGCGACGCGATCGGCGTCACCTGGCCGTTCATCCCGGTGAAGGTCGTGGCCGCCGTCCTGGTGCTGTGGCTGTTCAACGACGAGATTCTGGAGGAGAGTCCGCGCTACGCCGTGCTCATGCTGCTCGCGGTGCTCGCGGTCGGCCTCGGTCCGGGAACCAGGGACGTACTCCGCGCGACGTTCGGGGTCTAG
- a CDS encoding ATP-binding protein, with translation MHRLVPRLLVFGHDPESGAIAEALAGSEFDSEVVTVASREAALTTLDRQRIDCVITGYDVPDERGRTYMGGLRLLEAVREEHGDLPVVIFTDVVNEDSLRLAAANGVRAYVRDQPGEDAVGQLRYHVDSAIRGQLAERRAAEQDRINHLMRGVTQTLVLEEDRGEMLAALCSELTEQAVYRYAAYHERRETGVDPEPDSAAGSASGETSDTGLARRCVERGTVETARLRRLVGDDSETDAGATDPAAKACETLLRVAVPIGYEDERFGVLVLETDPEHAVYESETAVLAELGEAIGHALNAVETRDALEQRETELERRTEQLERFASLVSHDVRNPLNVAQGYVDLLEERSDDPAIEEIAQSLDRIEAIISDILALTRAEQELTLAPTELTVVVSDAWAAVDTPNATLEIAKGASEDGGLPRVEADASQLQRVFENLFRNAIEHGRPDEGEDAEAVTLTVHVTFDAEDGELVVADDGVGFPDGATAALFELGETGSRDGTGIGLAIVGDLLERHGWTVTAENGPSGGACFRIGGIKPLE, from the coding sequence GTGCATAGGCTGGTGCCGCGACTGCTCGTGTTCGGGCACGATCCAGAGAGCGGTGCCATCGCCGAGGCCCTTGCCGGGAGCGAGTTCGATTCCGAGGTCGTCACCGTCGCGAGTCGGGAAGCGGCGCTGACCACACTCGACCGCCAGCGGATCGACTGCGTGATCACCGGCTACGACGTGCCCGACGAGCGGGGCCGGACCTACATGGGTGGGCTCCGGCTCCTCGAAGCCGTGCGCGAGGAACACGGCGACCTGCCGGTCGTGATCTTCACGGACGTCGTGAACGAGGATAGCCTCCGACTCGCCGCCGCGAACGGCGTCCGGGCGTACGTTCGGGACCAACCCGGTGAGGATGCCGTCGGCCAGCTACGCTATCACGTGGATTCGGCGATCCGCGGCCAGCTCGCGGAGCGTCGCGCCGCCGAACAGGACCGGATCAACCACCTGATGCGCGGCGTGACCCAGACGCTCGTGCTCGAGGAGGATCGCGGCGAGATGCTGGCAGCCCTCTGTTCGGAGCTGACCGAACAGGCCGTCTACCGATACGCGGCGTACCACGAACGCAGGGAGACGGGGGTCGATCCCGAACCTGACAGCGCGGCCGGAAGCGCGTCGGGCGAGACGAGCGATACCGGGTTGGCCCGGCGCTGCGTGGAACGGGGGACGGTCGAAACCGCAAGACTGCGACGGCTTGTAGGTGACGATTCGGAGACGGACGCCGGGGCGACCGACCCGGCCGCGAAAGCCTGTGAGACGCTGCTTCGCGTGGCCGTGCCGATCGGCTACGAGGACGAGCGCTTCGGCGTCCTCGTCCTCGAGACCGATCCCGAGCACGCCGTCTACGAGAGCGAAACCGCCGTCCTCGCGGAGCTCGGCGAGGCGATCGGCCACGCGCTGAACGCCGTCGAAACGCGGGACGCACTCGAGCAGCGCGAGACGGAACTCGAACGACGGACCGAACAGCTTGAGAGATTCGCGAGCCTCGTCTCCCACGACGTTCGGAACCCGCTCAACGTCGCGCAGGGGTACGTCGACCTCCTCGAGGAGCGAAGTGACGACCCGGCGATCGAGGAGATCGCGCAGTCGCTGGATCGGATCGAGGCGATCATCTCGGACATCCTGGCGTTGACCCGTGCCGAGCAGGAGCTCACGCTCGCGCCGACGGAGCTCACGGTAGTGGTGTCCGACGCCTGGGCAGCGGTCGACACGCCGAACGCGACGCTCGAGATCGCCAAGGGGGCGAGCGAGGACGGTGGCCTCCCGCGCGTCGAGGCCGACGCTTCCCAGCTGCAACGCGTTTTCGAGAATCTGTTCCGGAACGCGATCGAGCACGGGCGGCCGGACGAGGGGGAAGATGCCGAAGCGGTGACGCTGACCGTCCACGTGACCTTCGACGCCGAGGACGGCGAACTCGTCGTCGCCGACGACGGCGTCGGCTTCCCCGACGGCGCGACCGCTGCACTCTTCGAGCTCGGCGAGACTGGCAGCCGGGATGGCACCGGCATCGGACTCGCGATCGTCGGCGATCTGCTCGAACGCCACGGCTGGACCGTCACCGCGGAGAACGGACCATCCGGCGGCGCCTGCTTCCGAATCGGCGGTATCAAGCCGCTGGAGTGA
- a CDS encoding tail fiber domain-containing protein: MTGDDTTAADDAANDGAEPDRIERLERTVETLAERVVELETERAATASGGGVVSRRSVLGALGLAGLAGLGATTAAGDPQGQIGTSNDPLRALNVETINAGLASTQFELSVGGSRALHLGQEEQTQSLAGSVVLGHSNNGASGPCATISGGGRAGAPHDAGRRAAVGGGTGNEATGNAATIAGGITNDASGRQTAIGGGNGNTANSLQATISGGRDNTASGEGATVGGGVLNEASGDYAVVPGGEANSAAAPHSFAGGTHASATHEGAFIWSDTSSGGLTTLNPDEFAVLASGGTFFFSNAGATTGVELSSGSGSWSSASSRTLKSDVEPVAGEDVLERVTDLEISRWSYDSQPGVRHMGPMSEEFHEAFGLGDDEEQISTVDADGVAFAAIQGLAERNEETTERVETTSDRIDELEAENEALRSELQELRAEVEFVQNAMVAADGGMPKESTVTTGEGDAGDPESGGEGQ; the protein is encoded by the coding sequence ATGACTGGAGATGACACCACCGCGGCGGACGACGCCGCGAACGATGGAGCGGAACCGGATCGCATCGAACGACTCGAACGGACGGTCGAGACGCTCGCCGAGCGGGTCGTCGAACTGGAGACCGAGCGCGCCGCCACAGCCAGCGGCGGCGGGGTCGTCTCGCGGCGGTCGGTGCTCGGAGCGCTGGGGCTCGCCGGCCTGGCGGGCCTGGGCGCGACCACTGCAGCCGGCGATCCGCAGGGCCAGATCGGGACGTCGAACGACCCGCTACGGGCGCTGAACGTCGAGACGATCAACGCCGGTCTCGCGTCGACGCAGTTCGAACTCTCCGTCGGCGGGAGCCGTGCCCTCCACCTCGGTCAGGAGGAGCAGACGCAATCGCTTGCCGGCTCGGTCGTCCTCGGGCACTCGAACAACGGCGCATCGGGCCCGTGCGCCACGATCAGCGGCGGCGGCCGGGCCGGCGCGCCACACGATGCGGGCCGCAGGGCGGCGGTCGGTGGCGGCACGGGCAACGAGGCGACGGGGAACGCCGCAACGATCGCCGGCGGCATCACCAACGACGCGAGCGGCAGGCAGACCGCCATCGGGGGTGGCAACGGTAACACCGCGAACTCGCTGCAAGCCACGATCAGCGGCGGCAGGGACAACACCGCCAGCGGCGAGGGGGCGACGGTCGGCGGGGGCGTCCTGAACGAGGCCAGTGGCGACTACGCGGTCGTGCCGGGCGGAGAGGCAAACAGTGCGGCGGCGCCCCACTCCTTCGCCGGCGGGACGCACGCGTCCGCGACGCACGAGGGGGCGTTCATCTGGTCCGACACTTCGAGCGGTGGGCTCACCACGCTGAACCCGGACGAGTTCGCCGTGCTGGCCTCCGGCGGCACGTTCTTCTTCTCGAACGCAGGAGCGACGACGGGCGTCGAGCTGTCCTCGGGGTCGGGCTCGTGGTCCTCGGCGTCCTCGCGGACGCTGAAGTCCGACGTCGAACCGGTCGCCGGCGAGGACGTCCTCGAGCGGGTGACCGACCTCGAGATCTCCCGGTGGAGTTACGACAGCCAGCCCGGCGTCCGGCACATGGGCCCGATGTCCGAGGAGTTCCACGAGGCCTTTGGGCTCGGCGACGACGAGGAGCAGATCAGCACCGTCGACGCCGACGGCGTCGCGTTCGCCGCCATCCAGGGCCTCGCGGAGCGCAACGAAGAGACCACCGAACGTGTAGAAACGACCAGCGATCGGATCGACGAACTCGAAGCCGAGAACGAGGCACTCCGCTCGGAGCTCCAGGAACTCCGTGCCGAAGTCGAGTTCGTCCAGAATGCGATGGTCGCCGCCGACGGTGGAATGCCGAAGGAGTCGACGGTCACCACCGGGGAGGGAGACGCCGGCGATCCGGAGAGCGGAGGCGAAGGGCAGTGA
- a CDS encoding TrmB family transcriptional regulator sugar-binding domain-containing protein has translation MREQHYRNLEDRAAALSSLRDLLATATDLVICSAPSPLVGELTPELDAALADDVLVLLLVGGEVETSTGERPYPATLVRHWERPIDFVTAASVDYDRGFYTEAELHDSDGQAGRALRYRDQFFGDLQLNTMLFAWWQRSSELYAADPAPLPTTHDSFFRAVIDAARFLREDQPLAARIEGRTTDTNEPATVDGEVINVRQSIISPATNSFPIEQSIFVASTDGVVSAGSQSAQVEDLRADRVEFYEP, from the coding sequence ATGCGCGAGCAGCACTACCGGAACCTCGAGGACCGGGCGGCCGCGCTGTCGTCGCTCCGCGACCTGCTCGCCACGGCGACGGACCTGGTCATTTGCTCGGCACCGTCGCCACTCGTCGGGGAACTGACGCCGGAACTGGATGCTGCACTCGCCGACGACGTCCTCGTCCTCCTGCTCGTCGGCGGAGAGGTCGAGACATCGACCGGCGAGCGACCCTATCCCGCGACGCTGGTTCGCCACTGGGAGCGCCCGATCGACTTCGTCACCGCCGCGAGCGTCGATTACGATCGGGGGTTCTACACGGAGGCGGAGCTGCACGACTCCGACGGCCAGGCGGGGCGCGCCCTCCGCTACCGGGATCAGTTCTTCGGCGACCTCCAGCTCAACACGATGTTGTTCGCGTGGTGGCAACGAAGTTCCGAGCTCTACGCCGCCGATCCGGCGCCGCTGCCCACCACCCACGACAGCTTCTTCCGCGCGGTGATCGACGCGGCGCGATTCCTGCGGGAGGACCAGCCGCTGGCCGCCCGTATCGAGGGCCGGACGACCGATACGAACGAGCCTGCAACCGTCGACGGCGAGGTCATCAACGTCCGCCAGAGCATCATCTCGCCAGCGACGAACTCGTTTCCGATCGAGCAGAGCATCTTCGTGGCCAGCACGGACGGCGTCGTCTCGGCCGGTAGCCAGAGCGCGCAGGTCGAGGACCTCCGGGCAGACCGCGTCGAGTTCTACGAACCGTGA
- a CDS encoding branched-chain amino acid transaminase codes for MGFEDMDVDTIWLDGEFVDWDEAQIHVLTHSLHYGTAVFEGIRCYDTEEGPAIFRWDSHVDRLYESAKPLELDIQHEPEELREATEQLIRDQDLPSCYIRPIVFYGYDSLGVSPKDCPTRTAIAAWPWGAYLGEDALENGVDVMISSWRKHHPSQIPTNVKATGPYINSMLAGEEARRNGYVEAIVLNKDGQVAEGPGENLFLVRDGEIFTPGLSESILEGITRESIIQIARDLGYTVHDQASISRGELYTADELFFTGTAAEVTPIRTVDDVEIGSGTRGPVTEELQQTFFDVVERRTDEYDDWFSYV; via the coding sequence ATGGGATTCGAGGACATGGACGTGGACACGATCTGGCTCGACGGTGAGTTCGTGGACTGGGACGAGGCCCAGATCCACGTCCTCACGCACAGTCTCCACTACGGCACCGCCGTCTTCGAGGGGATCCGCTGTTACGACACCGAGGAGGGACCGGCGATCTTCCGGTGGGATTCACACGTGGACCGCCTCTACGAGTCGGCAAAGCCACTCGAGCTGGACATCCAGCACGAGCCCGAGGAGCTTCGGGAGGCAACGGAGCAACTCATCCGCGACCAGGACTTGCCCTCCTGTTACATCCGGCCGATCGTCTTCTACGGCTACGACAGCCTCGGGGTCAGCCCGAAAGACTGCCCGACGCGGACCGCGATCGCGGCCTGGCCGTGGGGCGCCTACCTCGGCGAGGACGCCCTCGAGAACGGCGTCGACGTGATGATCTCCAGCTGGCGCAAGCACCACCCGAGCCAGATCCCGACGAACGTCAAGGCGACCGGTCCCTACATCAACAGCATGCTCGCTGGCGAGGAGGCCCGTCGCAACGGCTACGTCGAGGCCATCGTCCTCAACAAGGACGGCCAGGTCGCGGAGGGCCCCGGCGAGAACCTGTTCCTCGTCCGGGACGGCGAGATCTTCACCCCCGGCCTCTCAGAGAGCATCCTCGAGGGGATCACCCGGGAGTCGATCATTCAGATCGCTCGCGACCTCGGCTACACCGTCCACGACCAGGCGTCGATCAGCCGCGGGGAGCTCTACACCGCCGACGAGCTCTTCTTCACCGGCACCGCCGCCGAGGTCACGCCGATCCGCACCGTCGACGACGTCGAGATCGGCTCTGGCACCCGCGGCCCCGTCACCGAGGAGCTCCAGCAGACGTTCTTCGACGTGGTCGAACGGCGCACCGACGAGTACGACGACTGGTTCTCCTACGTCTGA
- a CDS encoding DUF502 domain-containing protein, with protein sequence MATWKRDFASGLVVLVPIIVTIWVVLWVYGIIANAPFLAAVDASLLESFGIENVPVELVRVVVTLVVFTLLVLGVGYLMRTAVGNLFESALDRLVNQVPGLRVVYNASKMAAETALTGTQSLQTPVKVEPWDGMRLTAFKTGKQTPDGRELLFMPTAPNITTGFVVEVAPEDITETDEGVETALTRLLSAGFGDEEEASSRVLPSGVTEEDVSEALDDADAEEEIGIERSAERRAGEVDATPDE encoded by the coding sequence ATGGCGACCTGGAAACGGGACTTCGCGAGCGGCCTCGTCGTCCTCGTCCCGATCATCGTCACGATCTGGGTCGTGCTCTGGGTGTACGGCATCATCGCCAACGCGCCCTTCCTCGCCGCCGTCGACGCGAGCCTGCTCGAGTCCTTCGGGATCGAGAACGTGCCCGTCGAACTCGTCCGGGTGGTGGTCACGCTCGTCGTCTTTACCCTGCTCGTCCTCGGGGTCGGCTACCTGATGCGGACTGCCGTGGGCAACCTCTTCGAGTCCGCGCTCGACCGCCTCGTGAACCAGGTGCCCGGACTCCGCGTCGTCTACAACGCCTCGAAGATGGCCGCCGAGACCGCCCTCACCGGCACCCAGTCCCTCCAGACGCCCGTGAAGGTCGAGCCCTGGGACGGGATGCGCCTCACGGCGTTCAAGACGGGCAAGCAGACGCCCGACGGTCGCGAACTGCTCTTCATGCCGACCGCGCCGAACATCACCACCGGGTTCGTCGTCGAGGTCGCCCCCGAAGACATCACCGAGACCGACGAGGGCGTCGAGACCGCGCTCACTCGACTGCTCAGCGCCGGGTTCGGCGACGAGGAGGAGGCCAGTTCGCGGGTGCTCCCCTCCGGCGTCACCGAGGAGGACGTCTCCGAAGCGCTCGACGACGCGGACGCCGAGGAGGAGATCGGGATCGAGCGGTCGGCGGAGCGCCGCGCCGGCGAGGTCGACGCGACGCCCGACGAGTAG